One part of the Pieris napi chromosome 4, ilPieNapi1.2, whole genome shotgun sequence genome encodes these proteins:
- the LOC125048536 gene encoding myosin heavy chain, muscle isoform X8, which produces MPKPIVQEGEDPDPTPYLFVSLEQKRIDQSKPYDGKKACWVPDEKEGFLQGEIKATKGDLVTVNLPGGEEKTLKKELISQVNPPKFEKVEDMADLTYLNDAAVLHNLRQRYYAKLIYTYSGLFCVAINPYKRFPVYTTRCARLYRGKRRSEVPPHIFAISDGAYVNMLTNHENQSMLITGESGAGKTENTKKVIAYFATVGASQKKDEKQEKKGSLEDQVVQTNPVLEAFGNAKTVRNDNSSRFGKFIRIHFGPSGKLAGADIETYLLEKARVISQQALERSYHIFYQMMSGSVNGLKAMCLLSDNVNDYHIIAQGKTTIPNVDDGEECLLTDQAFDILGFTQEEKDNVYKITAAVMHMGGMKFKQRGREEQAEADGTEDGEKVAKLFGVDCPDLYKNLLKPRIKVGNEFVTQGRNKDQVTNSIGALCKGVFDRLFKWLVKKCNETLDTKQKRQHFIGVLDIAGFEIFDFNGFEQLCINFTNEKLQQFFNHHMFVLEQEEYQREGIEWTFIDFGMDLQNCIDLIEKPMGILSILEEESMFPKATDQTFVEKLNNNHLGKSPPYLKPKPPKPGCQAAHFAIGHYAGNVGYNITGWLEKNKDPLNDTVVDQFKKGSNKLLVEIFADHPGQSGDAGAGGGGKGAGGKRAKGSAFQTVSSLYREQLNNLMATLRSTQPHFVRCIIPNELKQAGLIDSHLVMHQLTCNGVLEGIRICRKGFPNRMVYPDFKLRYMILAPAIMQQEKDPKEAARKCLEAVNLDPDSYRIGHTKVFFRAGVLGQMEELRDDRLSKIVSWLQSYIRGYLARKEFKRLQEQRIALQVVQRNLRKYLQLRTWPWWKLWQRVKPLLNVTRIEDEIAKLEEKAQKAQEAFEKEEKLRKEVEALNAKLLEEKQALLSNLEGEKGSLSEVQERANKLQAQKADLENQLRDTQDRLTQEEDARNQLFQGKKKLEQEISGLKKDVEDLELSVQKAEQDKATKDHQIRNLNDEIAHQDELINKLNKEKKLQGESTQKTSEELQAAEDKVNHLNKVKQKLEQTLDELEDSLEREKKLRGDVEKQRRKVEGDLKLTQEAVADLERNKKELEQTIQRKDKEISSLTAKLEDEQSLVSKLQKQIKELQGRIEELEEEVESERQARAKAEKQRADLARELEELGERLEEAGGATSAQIELNKKREAELSKLRRDLEEANIQHESTLASLRKKHNDAVAEMGEQLDQLNKLKAKAEKERSQYFSEVNDLRAGLDHLSNDKAAQEKIVKQLQHQLNEVQNKADEANRTLNDLDAAKKKLSIENSDLLRQLEEAESQVSQLSKIKVSLTTQLEDTKRLADEESRERATLLGKFRNLEHDLDNIREQVEEEAEGKADLQRQLSKANAEAQLWRSKYESEGVARSEELEEAKRKLQARLAEAEETIESLNQKVVALEKTKQRLATEVEDLQLEVDRATAIANAAEKKQKAFDKIIGEWKLKVDDLAAELDASQKECRNYSTELFRLKGAYEEGQEQLEAVRRENKNLADEVKDLLDQIGEGGRNIHEIEKARKRLEAEKDELQAALEEAEAALEQEENKVLRAQLELSQVRQEIDRRIQEKEEEFENTRKNHQRALDSMQASLEAEAKGKAEALRMKKKLEADINELEIALDHANKANAEAQKNIKRYQQQIKDLQTALEEEQRARDDAREQLGISERRANALQNELEESRTLLEQADRARRQAEQELGDAHEQLNDLSAQSASLSAAKRKLESELQTLHSDLDELLNEAKNSEEKAKKAMVDAARLADELRAEQDHAQTQEKLRKALEQQIKELQVRLDEAEANALKGGKKAIQKLEQRVRELETELDGEQRRHADAQKNLRKAERRIKELTFQAEEDRKNHERMQDLVDKLQQKIKTYKRQIEEAEEIAALNLAKFRKAQQELEEAEERADLAEQAISKFRGKGRAGSTARGVSPAPPRSRPAFDGFGTFPPRFDLAPEDF; this is translated from the exons ATGCCGAAGCCAATTGTACAAGAGGGTGAGGACCCCGATCCGACCCCATACCTGTTCGTATCACTCGAACAGAAGCGCATCGACCAAAGCAAGCCCTACGATGGTAAGAAGGCTTGCTGGGTACCAGACGAGAAAGAGGGCTTCCTACAGGGAGAAATTAAAGCCACCAAGGGGGACCTGGTGACCGTCAACCTCCCTGGAGGCGAG GAAAAGACCTTAAAAAAGGAGCTAATCTCACAAGTAAACCCGCCTAAATTCGAGAAAGTCGAGGACATGGCAGACCTTACGTACCTGAACGACGCCGCGGTCCTTCACAACCTTCGACAACGATACTATGCGAAACTTATCTAT ACATACTCGGGTCTCTTCTGTGTGGCTATCAACCCTTACAAGAGGTTCCCCGTGTACACGACACGATGTGCCAGGCTCTACCGAGGCAAGCGTCGCTCGGAAGTGCCTCCTCACATTTTCGCCATTTCCGACGGTGCTTACGTCAACATGTTAACCAACCACGAGAATCAATCTATGTTGATTAC CGGTGAGTCTGGTGCTGGTAAGACTGAGAACACGAAGAAGGTAATTGCGTACTTCGCGACCGTTGGTGCGTCGCAAAAGAAAGACGAGAAGCAGGAGAAGAAGGGCTCTCTTGAGGACCAAGTCGTACAAACTAACCCTGTACTTGAAGCCTTTGGTAACGCCAAGACCGTCCGTAACGACAACTCCTCCCGTttc GGTAAATTCATCCGTATCCACTTCGGACCATCAGGAAAACTGGCCGGAGCTGACATTGAAACTT ATCTGCTGGAGAAGGCTCGTGTAATCTCCCAACAGGCGCTGGAACGTTCTTACCACATCTTCTACCAGATGATGTCCGGCTCCGTCAATGGACTTAAGG ccATGTGTTTGCTGTCCGACAACGTAAATGATTATCACATCATTGCGCAAGGAAAAACTACAATTCCCAATGTTGATGATGGAGAGGAATGTTTACTGACCGAT CAAGCCTTCGACATCCTGGGTTTCACTCAAGAGGAGAAAGACAATGTATACAAGATCACAGCTGCTGTCATGCACATGGGTGGTATGAAGTTCAAACAGAGGGGTCGTGAGGAGCAAGCTGAGGCTGACGGCACTGAG GATGGTGAGAAGGTCGCTAAGTTGTTCGGTGTTGACTGCCCTGACCTATACAAGAACTTGTTGAAGCCCCGCATTAAGGTCGGAAACGAATTCGTGACCCAAGGTCGTAACAAGGACCAGGTTACCAACTCCATTGGTGCCCTCTGCAAGGGTGTGTTTGACAGGCTGTTCAAGTGGCTGGTCAAGAAGTGTAACGAGACTCTTGACACCAAGCAAAAGAGACAGCACTTCATTGGTGTGCTTGATATCGCCGGTTTCGAGATCTTCGAC TTCAATGGTTTTGAACAACTCTGCATTAATTTCACCAACGAGAAACTGCAGCAGTTCTTTAACCACCACATGTTCGTACTGGAACAAGAGGAGTACCAGCGCGAAGGCATCGAGTGGACTTTCATTGACTTTGGCATGGACCTTCAAAATTGCATTGACCTTATTGAAAAG CCCATGGGTATCCTCTCCATTCTTGAGGAAGAGTCTATGTTCCCGAAAGCCACCGATCAGACCTTCGTTGAGAAGTTGAACAACAACCACTTGGGTAAATCCCCACCTTACCTGAAGCCCAAGCCCCCCAAGCCCGGTTGCCAGGCAGCTCACTTCGCCATTGGTCACTACGCCGGTAAT GTCGGTTACAACATCACTGGATGGCTTGAGAAGAACAAGGACCCCTTGAACGACACTGTCGTTGACCAGTTTAAGAAGGGAAGCAACAAACTGTTGGTTGAGATCTTCGCTGACCACCCTGGTCAGTCCGGAGATGCCGGTGCTGGTGGTGGTGGCAAGG GAGCTGGAGGCAAGCGTGCCAAGGGTTCCGCCTTCCAGACTGTATCATCGCTGTACAGG GAACAACTTAACAATTTGATGGCGACACTGAGGTCAACTCAGCCTCACTTCGTACGTTGTATCATCCCCAACGAGCTGAAGCAGGCTG GTCTCATCGACTCCCACCTTGTGATGCACCAGCTGACATGTAACGGTGTGCTTGAGGGTATCCGTATCTGTCGTAAAGGTTTCCCCAACAGGATGGTCTACCCCGACTTCAAGCTCCG TTACATGATTCTTGCGCCAGCCATCATGCAACAAGAAAAAGATCCTAAAGAAGCAGCTAGGAAATGTCTGGAAGCCGTGAACCTTGACCCTGATAGCTATCGTATCGGCCACACCAAG GTATTCTTCCGCGCCGGAGTTCTGGGTCAGATGGAAGAGTTACGTGACGACAGATTGTCTAAGATTGTTTCTTGGCTACAATCCTACATCCGTGGTTACCTGGCACGTAAGGAATTCAAGAGGCTGCAGGAACAGAG AATCGCTCTCCAAGTTGTCCAGCGCAACTTGCGCAAATACCTGCAGCTCCGCACCTGGCCGTGGTGGAAGTTGTGGCAGAGGGTCAAGCCCCTCCTCAACGTCACCCGTATCGAGGACGAGATTGCG AAACTCGAGGAGAAGGCACAGAAGGCCCAGGAGGCTTTCGAGAAGGAAGAAAAGCTCCGCAAGGAGGTGGAGGCTCTCAACGCCAAGCTGTTGGAGGAGAAGCAGGCGCTTCTTTCCAACTTGGAAGGAGAGAAGGGCTCTCTCAGCGAAGTGCAGGAACGCGCTAACAAACTGCAGGCTCAAAAGGCCGACCTCGAGAACCAACTTAGG GACACACAAGACCGTCTTACACAAGAAGAGGATGCCCGCAATCAGCTCTTCCAGGGCAAGAAGAAGTTGGAACAGGAAATCTCTGGACTCAAGAAGGATGTTGAAGACCTCGAGCTTTCCGTCCAGAAGGCTGAACAAGACAAGGCGACCAAGGATCACCAAATTCGCAACTTGAACGATGAGATCGCCCACCAAGATGAGCTCATCAACAAGTTGAACAAAGAGAAGAAATTACAGGGTGAGAGCACCCAGAAGACATCTGAGGAGCTCCAAGCCGCCGAGGACAAGGTCAACCACCTTAACAAGGTTAAGCAAAAGTTGGAGCAGACCCTCGACGAGCTCGAAGATTCGTTGGAGCGTGAAAAGAAACTCCGTGGTGACGTCGAGAAGCAGAGGAGGAAGGTTGAGGGTGACCTCAAGCTTACTCAGGAGGCCGTCGCTGACTTGGAGCGCAACAAGAAAGAACTCGAACAAACCATCCAACGCAAGGACAAGGAGATCTCTTCCCTCACTGCCAAGCTCGAAGACGAACAGTCTCTGGTCAGCAAACTCCAGAAACAGATCAAGGAACTACAGGGCCGCATCGAAGAACTCGAAGAGGAAGTGGAGTCGGAGAGACAAGCACGTGCTAAGGCCGAGAAGCAACGCGCCGACCTCGCACGCGAGCTTGAGGAGCTCGGTGAGCGTCTGGAGGAGGCCGGTGGTGCCACCTCTGCTCAAATCGAGCTCAACAAGAAGCGTGAGGCTGAACTTAGCAAGCTGCGTCGTGACTTGGAGGAAGCTAACATCCAACACGAGTCCACCCTCGCTAGCTTGCGCAAGAAGCACAACGATGCCGTAGCCGAGATGGGCGAGCAGCTTGACCAGCTCAACAAGCTCAAGGCTAA GGCTGAGAAAGAGCGCTCTCAATACTTTAGCGAAGTCAATGACCTTCGTGCCGGTCTCGACCATTTGTCCAACGATAAG GCTGCACAAGAAAAGATCGTCAAGCAACTCCAACACCAACTCAATGAGGTACAGAACAAGGCTGATGAAGCTAACCGTACCCTCAACGACTTGGACGCTGCCAAGAAGAAGCTCTCCATCGAAAACTCTGACCTGCTCCGCCAACTCGAAGAAGCCGAGTCCCAAGTCTCACAGCTTTCCAAGATCAAGGTGTCTCTCACCACACAGCTTGAGGACACCAAGAGGCTTGCTGACGAAGAGTCCAGG GAACGCGCTACACTTCTCGGCAAGTTCCGCAACTTGGAGCACGATTTGGACAACATCCGCGAGCAAGTTGAAGAGGAAGCCGAGGGCAAGGCTGATTTGCAACGCCAATTGTCCAAGGCTAACGCTGAGGCCCAATTATGGCGCTCCAAGTACGAATCCGAGGGAGTCGCCCGCTCCGAGGAGCTCGAGGAAGCCAAGCGCAAGCTCCAGGCTCGCCTCGCAGAAGCCGAGGAGACCATTGAATCACTCAACCAGAAGGTTGTTGCTCTTGAAAAGACGAAGCAGCGCCTTGCTACTGAAGTTGAGGACTTACAGCTCGAGGTCGACAGAGCCACTGCCATCGCCAACGCTGCTGAGAAGAAACAGAAGGCGTTCGACAAGATCATTGGTGAATGGAAACTCAAGGTTGATGACCTGGCGGCTGAACTTGATGCCAGCCAAAAGGAATGCCGTAACTACTCTACTGAACTGTTCCGCCTTAAGGGTGCCTACGAAGAAGGTCAAGAACAACTCGAAGCCGTACGTCGCGAAAACAAGAACCTCGCTGATGAAGTCAAGGACTTACTTGACCAAATCGGTGAAGGAGGCCGCAACATTCACGAAATTGAAAAGGCCAGGAAGCGTCTTGAAGCCGAGAAGGATGAACTCCAGGCGGCTCTTGAAGAGGCTGAAGCTGCTCTTGAACAAGAAGAAAACAAGGTTCTGCGCGCCCAACTGGAGTTGTCACAGGTCAGACAAGAGATCGACAGGAGGATCCAAGAGAAGGAGGAGGAATTCGAAAACACCCGCAAGAACCACCAGCGTGCACTCGACTCTATGCAAGCCTCCCTCGAAGCCGAAGCCAAGGGCAAGGCTGAGGCGCTGCGCATGAAGAAGAAGCTTGAGGCCGACATTAACGAACTTGAGATCGCTCTCGACCACGCTAACAAGGCCAACGCTGAGGCACAGAAGAACATCAAACGCTACCAGCAACAGATTAAGGATCTCCAGACCGCTCTTGAAGAGGAACAGCGTGCCCGTGATGATGCCCGTGAACAGCTCGGAATCTCTGAACGTCGTGCTAACGCCCTCCAGAATGAACTTGAGGAATCTCGTACCCTCCTAGAACAAGCTGACCGTGCCCGCCGTCAAGCTGAACAAGAACTGGGTGACGCTCACGAACAGCTCAATGATCTGTCCGCCCAGAGTGCATCACTCTCTGCCGCCAAGAGGAAACTCGAGTCTGAATTACAGACCCTTCACTCTGACCTTGACGAACTCCTTAACGAGGCCAAGAACTCAGAAGAGAAGGCAAAGAAGGCAATGGTTGACGCTGCCAGACTTGCTGACGAGCTCCGCGCTGAACAGGATCATGCTCAAACACAGGAGAAACTCCGCAAGGCCCTTGAACAACAAATCAAGGAACTGCAAGTGAGACTCGACGAAGCTGAAGCTAACGCTCTTAAGGGCGGTAAGAAAGCTATCCAGAAACTTGAACAGAGAGTACGAGAACTCGAAACTGAGCTGGATGGTGAACAGAGGAGGCATGCTGATGCACAGAAGAACCTCCGTAAGGCCGAAAGACGCATCAAGGAGTTGACGTTCCAGGCTGAAGAGGACCGCAAGAACCACGAACGTATGCAAGACCTTGTTGACAAACTTCAACAGAAGATCAAGACCTACAAGAGGCAGATCGAGGAAGCCGAAGAAATCGCTGCTCTTAACTTGGCCAAGTTCCGCAAAGCGCAGCAGGAGTTGGAAGAAGCCGAGGAAAGGGCCGACCTCGCCGAGCAAGCCATCAGCAAATTCCGTGGCAAGGGACGTGCGGGATCCACTGCGAGAGGAGTCAGTCCGGCG CCCCCACGTTCGCGCCCCGCGTTTGACGGTTTCGGCACCTTCCCACCAAGGTTCGACCTAGCGCCCGAAGATTTCTAA